Proteins encoded together in one Leishmania donovani BPK282A1 complete genome, chromosome 33 window:
- a CDS encoding zinc carboxypeptidase, putative has product MVQGMLFSSLQSGSAADPVSPPTPKRDAAGVKLHHTRSHSWNPQRGLTCAPAGSGAFLSKKERKKAWTVFLHKNTHAFALIVNACRSSLAMRELQVGSVLLTFLYNVLRHMPGDKQRKAVALCEKLGIIRVCTSVLQEGKRRLRPGDVDAAFVASLRACEAAALLFTLGSTFNVKLWTLFRLSQSLECTFACASVTFRLLEAEFARYHASLQSDLCQTTTAAALQEYTRKHTRKETLTTLRRFQSRTQWTCTAFSHFCFTLFAFTGSSASAVDLGARGTELCATAIAMSTFFLTQIAPLLLMSVKYDASEKTRHPDVGALVSIDAEHWVPSWVMRLMRRVEFMLLWCVALMQRLTGFDKVRQMAAEVALRFHVPRGIVFYLLPPSTHMLQILPRRECVHVILLLLNALLAADREAVLADIKDLGGLKVVVASVLALPEKSSQQWHHFYLQLCSMYGYTMLPSWNGRPACYVDERLPASLRRQFDVARTPGGKSHLSEPVGSCHSAVDTRADASQARPSSTQAPLAQCAGRSTETVLDSIISPSLTAARSGRGGSDNCLLLVDIRPDVFSPELRSGDVDPVSELVAFDPSQLPWPFKDAAPPTTAESWYGASSSVAAAAEDAHLSVPLINVCEEDRVRVLRHHIARLTLLDEAACDGGPTPHVHKVVFERLSSASPGAAGDAPSAVQGSADGVEFFSDYESGNLQRAIEVTDSEYDLVLSWDTATNSYTQWFSFGMRHFTPGKTYRFNILNMEKGDSTFNEGQKPLLLHVPDGGNSSDPSAPRPKWTRAGEGIFYFGNAFLRPARAHYFGKTGEAASAPAASPLSMSPRPLSMSVSPCAPVSHLGGRAPPPVIAKKRIPALPTLSPPPAMPPPFTASTPAESGVLKQKCYFTVTFSVTMPTTVAGTVYLANCFPFTYTEMRDHLAWLARESHACPTRSLLPQCLCWTPGGLQVPLLTVTALRNRDTGEPYTADEIRRRPIALLVARVHPGETNASWVMQGLLDTLLCPPAVAAEYASHLCDNFVFKVIPMLNADGVIMGNHRCSFAGADLNRDYTNPKADFNPTLYAMKQLLRYWTGEEKRQVVMFADFHGHSRAKNFLVYGCTMNTIRGVATHSRHKGTRGGDGGRRRRTRRASSTAPAGPEKVIAALLSQLFPSFSLSQSSFAVTKDKKGSARVVLYDEFGVRMSYGFEATMVGGLVCVPELLRVSAGTHDDDAAAPVSAVCKAEVHYSPTVFRAMGDVFLRALSILFRQWAALTALAADSGCSDPKSSQSDVLKSAALQLSWSMTAAAGGGREPPKNPFSPSSRESGAALPRAGQYAAATREDRRVGSPVRARSPAAPNEACSGLSVVPVAGQVEALDYLFMADCREGATPAKDEDGKDEEGSIASGSDISTEEDSDDAEMEEDELLGTTSARHTRRRRSEAQYAGNASEVSEHSASSPVGSGSDDQDWSGCNSSGSAADDSDDSRSSVSSLDEEIPTNLFT; this is encoded by the coding sequence ATGGTGCAGGGCATGCTGTTCTCGTCTCTGCAgagtggcagcgctgccgatCCGGTGAGTCCGCCGACTCCGAagcgcgacgctgcgggcGTGAAGCTGCATCATACGCGGAGCCATTCCTGGAACCCTCAAAGGGGTCTCACCTGCGCCCCTGCCGGCTCTGGCGCCTTCCTGTCCAAAAAGGAGCGTAAGAAGGCGTGGACGGTGTTTCTGCACAAGAACACGCACGCGTTTGCCCTCATCGTGAACGCCTGCAGATCCTCTTTGGCGATGCGAGAGCTGCAGGTAGGGTCCGTCCTGCTCACCTTCCTCTACAATGTCTTGAGGCACATGCCAGGGGATAAGCAGCGTAAGGCGGTGGCCCTGTGCGAGAAACTTGGTATTATCCGTGTGTGCACGTCGGTGCTCCAGGAAGGGAAGCGCCGGCTGCGTCCCGGCGATGTAGATGCCGCCTTTGTGGCATCTCTCCGCGCgtgcgaggcggctgcgctgctctttACCCTTGGTAGCACCTTCAACGTCAAGCTGTGGACCCTCTTCCGTCTTTCACAGAGCCTCGAGTGCACATTTGCCTGCGCGTCCGTAACGTTccggctgctggaggcggagtTTGCCAGGTACCACGCATCACTGCAGTCCGACCTTTGCCAgaccaccacggcggcggcactgcaggAGTACACGCGGAAGCACACCCGTAAAGAAACGctgacgacgctgcgccgctttcAGTCGCGCACGCAATGGACCTGCACGGCCTTTTCCCATTTCTGCTTCACGCTTTTCGCTTTCACTGGGAGCTCCGCTTCGGCTGTCGATCTCGGCGCGCGCGGGACGGAGCTCTGCGCCACTGCTATTGCCATGAGCACATTTTTTTTGACGCAAatcgcgccgctgctgctgatgagcGTAAAATACGATGCGTCAGAGAAGACACGACACCCGGATGTCGGGGCTCTGGTATCCATCGATGCCGAACACTGGGTGCCATCGTGGGTGATGCGGCTTATGCGGCGGGTGGAGTTCATGTTGCTGTGGTGTGTGGCGTTGATGCAGCGATTGACAGGCTTCGACAAGGTTCGTCAGATGGCGGCTGAGGTTGCATTGCGCTTTCACGTGCCGCGCGGCATCGTTTTCTACCTGTTGCCACCGTCGACCCACATGTTGCAGATACTGCCCCGACGAGAATGCGTCCATGTTATTCTGCTCCTGCTGAACGCATTGCTGGCGGCCGACAGGGAGGCCGTGCTGGCGGACATAAAGGACCTTGGCGGGCTGAAGGTGGTCGTGGCGAGCGTCTTGGCGTTGCCTGAGAAGTCGTCGCAGCAGTGGCACCATTTCTACCTCCAATTGTGCTCGATGTACGGGTACACGATGCTGCCGTCATGGAACGGCCGCCCCGCATGCTACGTTGACGAGCGCTTGCCTGCGTCCCTGCGTCGCCAATTCGACGTTGCCAGGACACCAGGTGGAAAGTCTCACTTGTCTGAGCCCGTGGGCAGCTGCCACAGCGCAGTCGATACGAGGGCAGACGCCTCTCAGGCGCGCCCGTCGTCGACGCAGGCGCCGCTAGCTCAGTGTGCCGGTCGCTCGACGGAGACGGTGTTGGACTCGAtcatctctccctcgctcacAGCAGCGCGTTCGGGACGCGGGGGCTCGGATAATTGTCTCCTGCTCGTAGACATCCGCCCAGATGTGTTCTCTCcagagctgcgcagcggcgacgtggaTCCTGTGTCGGAGCTGGTGGCGTTCGACCCCTCACAGCTGCCGTGGCCGTTCAAGGACGCGGCACCACCAACGACGGCGGAGAGCTGGTacggcgcctcctcctctgttgctgctgccgcagaggACGCGCATCTCAGCGTGCCGCTGATCAATGTGTGTGAGGAAGACCGGGTTCGTGTACTGCGCCACCACATCGCGCGGCTTACACTCTTGGACGAAGCGGCGTGCGATGGTGGCCCGACTCCGCATGTGCACAAGGTGGTTTTTGAGCGACTGAGCAGCGCGTCacccggcgcagctggagacgCACCCAGTGCCGTTCAGGGGAGCGCTGACGGAGTCGAGTTCTTTTCGGACTACGAAAGCGGCAACCTGCAGCGCGCCATCGAAGTGACAGACAGCGAGTACGACCTAGTCCTTTCCTGGGACACCGCCACCAACTCTTACACGCAGTGGTTCAGTTTTGGCATGCGCCACTTCACCCCTGGCAAAACGTACCGCTTCAACATCCTGAATATGGAAAAAGGCGATTCTACCTTCAACGAGGGCCAAAAACCACTGCTGTTGCACGTTCCGGACGGCGGAAACTCTTCCGACccgagcgcgccgcggccCAAGTGGACTCGCGCCGGCGAGGGCATCTTTTACTTTGGCAACGCTTTCCTCCgtcctgcgcgcgcgcactaCTTCGGGAAAACCGGGGAGGCCGCCAGCGCTCCGGCTGCATCCCCACTCTCCATGTCTCCGCGACCGCTATCAATGTCGGTGAGCCCGTGCGCGCCGGTTTCGCACCTCGGTGgacgtgcaccgccgccggtgatTGCGAAGAAGCGCATTCCGGCACTCCCCACActgtcaccgccgcctgcgatgccgccgccgtttaCCGCATCCACACCTGCAGAGTCGGGAGTGCTGAAGCAGAAGTGCTACTTCACAGTCACCTTCTCCGTCACCATGCCGACGACGGTGGCCGGAACGGTTTACCTTGCCAACTGCTTCCCGTTCACATACACCGAGATGCGAGATCATCTCGCGTGGCTGGCAAGGGAGTCTCATGCGTGCCCAACGCGCTCGCTGTTGCCGCAGTGCTTATGCTGGACACCGGGCGGGTtgcaggtgccgctgctgacggtgacggcgctaCGTAACCGAGATACTGGGGAGCCGTACACCGCGGACGAAATACGGCGCCGCCCCATCGCGCTGCTtgtggcgcgtgtgcaccCTGGCGAAACAAACGCCAGCTGGGTCATGCAGGGTCTGCTGGATACCCTTCTCTGCccgccagcggtggccgCAGAATACGCGTCCCACCTGTGTGACAACTTTGTCTTCAAGGTGATACCCATGCTGAACGCCGACGGCGTGATCATGGGCAACCATCGCTGCTCATTCGCCGGCGCAGACCTAAATCGAGACTACACGAATCCTAAGGCAGATTTCAACCCCACTCTCTACGCGatgaagcagctgctgcgatACTGGACGGGCGAGGAGAAGCGTCAGGTTGTGATGTTTGCCGACTTTCACGGTCATTCGCGAGCCAAGAACTTTCTTGTATATGGGTGCACCATGAACACGATACGAGGCGTCGCCACTCACTCTCGTCACAAAGGCACaagaggcggtgatggcggtcgacgccgtcgcacTCGGAGAGCGTCCAGCACGGCCCCCGCTGGCCCGGAGAAGGTCATTGCTGCCTTGCTATCACAGCTATTCCCGtccttttccctctcgcAGAGCTCCTTTGCTGTAACCAAGGACAAGAAGGGGTCTGCGCGTGTTGTCCTCTACGACGAGTTCGGTGTGCGCATGAGCTACGGCTTCGAGGCAACAATGGTGGGTGGCCTGGTCTGTGTTcccgagctgctgcgagtgAGCGCTGGCACCCACGACgatgacgctgccgcaccggtGTCAGCCGTGTGCAAGGCGGAGGTGCACTACAGCCCCACCGTATTTCGTGCCATGGGAGACGTCTTCCTGCGAGCGTTGTCAATTCTTTTTCGACAATGGGCGGCGCTtacggcgctggcggcggacagcggctgcagcgatCCAAAGAGCAGCCAAAGCGATGTGCTCAagtcagcggcgctgcaacTGTCGTGGAGCAtgaccgctgccgctggaggtggcCGTGAGCCGCCCAAGAACCCTTTTTCACCCTCCTCGAGGGAGTCCGGTGCGGCTCTTCCTCGCGCGGGACAGTACGCGGCAGCAACACGTGAGGACCGACGAGTGGGGTCCCCGGTGCGTGCCcgctcgccggcggcaccaaACGAAGCCTGTAGCGGGCTATCTGTCGTCCCCGTAGCGGGTCAAGTGGAAGCACTGGACTACCTGTTCATGGCAGACTGCCGCGAGGGGGCAACACCAGCCAAGGATGAGGACGGcaaagacgaggaggggagcattgcgagcggcagcgataTCTCTACcgaggaggacagcgacgatgctgagatggaggaggatgagCTGCTCGGTACGACGAGCGCGAGACacacgcggaggaggcgttCGGAGGCTCAGTATGCCGGTAACGCATCTGAGGTTAGCGAACATAGCGCGTCCTCGCCCGTCGGCTCTGGTAGCGACGACCAAGACTGGTCCGGCTGCAACtcctccggcagcgccgctgacgaCTCTGACGATAGCCGAAGCAGCGTGAGCAGTTTGGATGAGGAGATTCCTACGAATCTATTCACATAG
- a CDS encoding trans-splicing factor, putative, protein MDEGFDAHVATVTLEEIPAYEEHEVTLLSDDDALRYDSVTEVTKLLRSSYLSGMLRRLSDYEQTTGRGKNCIPSDDPEYQYVSDCSSLVLRIEVEKSRVHVFLRAQYSIRFPELAMFFSDSVLYAKVVKIIQNSVDLSSVVGQLDELIPSQLLVVVVACASTTSGRDLSPEELSRVLEACEELENLEMAKQTFLEYIQCSMPLICPNLCAFLGTGITSQLFAISGSVAKLSIMDPADLARLGSRRSNDSGIAIKTTGFLSNCDLVANLPPQLRPKALRLVSSVTLTLARIDANRRAPTNYEGVRERRLACNRMRAWLDPPVLRGAGHNMYERRGRKRRRTS, encoded by the coding sequence ATGGACGAAGGCTTTGATGCACATGTGGCGACCGTCACCCTTGAAGAGATCCCGGCGTACGAGGAGCACGAGGTGACACTGCTGAGCGACGATGATGCGCTTCGGTACGATAGCGTTACAGAGGTCACAAAACTACTCCGCTCGTCCTACTTGAGTGGAATGCTACGTCGTTTGAGTGACTACGAGCAGACAACGGGTCGCGGCAAGAACTGCATTCCATCTGACGATCCCGAGTACCAGTACGTGTCCGACTGCAGCTCGTTGGTGCTGCGCATCGAGGTGGAGAAGAGTCGTGTGCACGTCTTTCTGCGTGCGCAGTACAGCATACGCTTCCCGGAGCTGGCCATGTTCTTCTCTGACAGCGTTCTCTACGCCAAAGTGGTCAAGATAATCCAAAACAGCGTCGACCTCAGCTCTGTCGTTGGGCAATTGGACGAGCTCATTCCGTCccagctgctggtggtggtggtggcatgTGCCTCCACGACGTCTGGCCGCGATCTGTCTCCTGAGGAGTTGAGCCGTGTGCTGGAAGCGTGCGAGGAGCTTGAGAACCTCGAAATGGCTAAGCAAACGTTCCTCGAATACATCCAGTGCTCGATGCCGCTCATCTGCCCCAATCTGTGCGCCTTCCTCGGCACCGGCATCACGTCGCAGCTCTTCGCCATCTCGGGTAGCGTAGCAAAGCTGTCGATCATGGACCCCGCCGATTTGGCGAGGCTCGGCAGTCGACGCTCCAACGACAGCGGAATCGCAATAAAAACAACTGGATTCCTTAGTAACTGCGACCTGGTAGCAAATCTGCCACCCCAGCTTCGGCCTAAAGCACTACGCTTGGTTTCAAGCGTTACACTGACGCTTGCGCGCATTGACGCGAACCGGCGCGCCCCAACCAACTACGAAGGTGTCCGTGAGCGTCGTCTGGCGTGTAACCGTATGCGTGCTTGGCTGGACCCGCCAGTGCTGCGTGGCGCAGGGCACAACATGTACGAGCGCCGCGGTCGAAAGCGTCGGCGCACGAGCTaa